Below is a window of Salmo trutta unplaced genomic scaffold, fSalTru1.1, whole genome shotgun sequence DNA.
GGGACATCATaacgttctgtgtgtgtgtgtgtgtgtgtgtgtaggtacagAAGCTGGAGTTTGGGCTGGTGATCTGTGATGAGGGTCACAGGTTGAAGAACAGCAGCATCAAGACTTCCTCTGCCCTCAGTGGTCTCAGCTGTACACGCAGAGTTATTctgacaggtacacacacagcccTCTGTTTTATTGACCGTATACTTTCTCCTAGTGTTTTCTGATATATTGTGTGTGCTGTACTGTAGGTACTCCTGTCCAGAATGACCTGCAGGAGTTCTATGCCATCATAGAGTTTGTGAACCCGGGCATTCTGGGGTCGTCTGCTGCCTACAGGAAGGTGTATGAGGAGCCAATCCTCCGCTCCCGACAGCCCATCTGCACTGAGGTACATTACCCATCTACATTCTCTATCTCTATACCTCTACACTATCTCTATTGTACGCTCCCGACAGCCCTCCTGCACTGAGGTACATTACCCATCTACACTCTCTATCTCTATACCTCTACACTATCTCTATTGTACGCTCCCGACAGCCCTCCTGCACTGAGGTACATTACCCATCTACACTCTCTATCTCTATACCTCTACACTATCTCTCTATTGTACGCTCCCGACAGCCCTCCTGCACTGAGGTACATTACCCATCTACACTCTCTATCTCTATACCTCTACACTATCTCTCTATTGTACGCTCCCGACTGCCCTCCTGCACTGAGGTACATTACCCATCTACATTCTCTATCTCTATACCTCTACACTATCTCTCTATTGTACGCTCCCGACAGCCCTCCTGCACTGAGGTACTGTCcccatctctttccctcccttcattccttctctatatctctccctgTAGGAGGAGAGAGTTTTGGGGGAGGAGCGAGCGGCTGAGCTCTCTCGTCTGACTGGTCTGTTTATTCTGAGGCGGACCCAAGAGATCATCAACCGCTACCTGCCGCCTCGTCTTGATTGGACAGTGttctgtagcccctcccccttgCAGCAGGAACTGTACCAGGCTCTCCTCTCGCACCGTGTCATCCGAGCCTGTCTACTGGGGtcgacacagacacagactcacacacacctcGCCTGCATCACCAGCCTGAAAAAGCTCTGCAACCACCCAGGACTGCTCTACTCCGCTGTACAGGTATGACACATAAAGacatgatgaagatgatgacaacaatgatgatggtgatgattgtGTGTTCCAGGAGCGTTCTGATGGCGGCTCAGCAGAGGGTTCTCTGTATGAAGGGCTAAGAGGTGTCTTTCCAGAGTCTTACTCTTCTGGGGGCTTCAGTACAGCTGACTCAGGGAAACTACTGGTCCTGTCTGACCTACTGACCACTATTCGCCACCTCAGCCCTACTGACaggtctgtgcgtgtgtctgtgtgtgcgtgtttgtatgAAGTTCGTCAAGGGATTCGGCCACACTGGCATTGGTTTGTTGACACCATACGGATCCTATTACATTACTAGATGGGctgtcataaaccctcaaagttccagaatggggtgaaatggcagccatattggcCAAGGAGAAATCCAAACctgtctaattggaatgaatggcagtagaggcagAATCCAGATGTTTCTTATAGAGGAAAATAAAAGAGACGCATGTGATATCAGAAATAGTGTAATAGAATAATTTTCtacctaaaatattgtcatataattataaaAACAATTTATATGGAttttatacacattttctgtataaatagcctttgaaatatatgtaaacagaccataaatgtcaacattttagttttcttggaaagctgtgagttATATGAcacaatatcagtacttgttgcatttacaacttgtctcaGTCCCATCATCAACTGATTGACTGTGTTGTTTCAATgtaatgttggcatattggcagttaattaGAAACATTTATAgaatcattcctctaaaactggCTGGCTAACAAACACAGAGCAGATAAATTCTTAAAATGCATTACTTTATACAATATCTTATCACAACATCTTATCACAGAACtccctgaccaacatggctgacctttagaccatcataagaaggttcatgtccaGTCTAGTATTCCAATTCTATGGTTGACACACTCATATGCTGGCACATAACCGTGAGATGATcttgatcgtgtgtgtgtgtgtgtgtgtacagggtggtgttggtgtccaaCTACACTCAGACATTAGACCTACTCCAGGACCTGTGTGTCCACCTGGGCTACACCTACTGTCGCCTGGACGGCAACACCCCCACCATCCAGAGGCAGCGATTGGTGGACAACTTCAACAGCCCTCACTCCGcccacttcctcttcctcctgaGTTCTAAAGCCGGAGGGGTGGGGCTTAACCTGATCGGCGCCTCCCACCTGGTCCTGTACGACATCGACTGGAACCCTGCCAACGatatacaggtacacacacacacaccaccattaGTGTATGTTTCGTTCACATCTGAAACACACATGTACACGTTACTGGTCGGTCAGTACCTGCTATGCTCTTGGAGGAGTGATGATGAGGAAGAGGCCTTCCTCCTGATGTGATAGTtgggctgatgtgtgtgtgtctgtcccccTCCAGGCAATGGCACGAgtgtggagagacggacagaAGAAGACTGTTCACATCTACCGCCTGCTCACTGCAGGTACCATAGAGGAGCGTATCTTCCAGAGGCAGGTGTCCAAACAGGGGCTTTCTGGGACAGTGGTGGACCTGGGGAAAGGGGCGGAGCACACCAGCTTCTCCTCCAATGAGCTGCGAGATCTCTTCAGCCTGACGGACACACCCTGTCTCACTCACGACCTGCTACACTGCAGCTGCAGTATGGACGGATCAGCCccaggtaatatatatatatatatatatcacgcCCGTTGTCTGCTTGTGTTTTTATTTAATGTGTTTCTTGTGTGTATTATAGAAGAAGGCGAGGATAAGGCGCCTGCGTCTGATAGGCCGTGTCAGCTGGGTCGTCAAGGTGACCGTGGTGGGGCGGGGCAGAAGCATCTGAGCATGTCAGAGCTGATGCAGTGGAGACACTTTGCAGgggacacacacaccttcagagATGCTTACCTGGACCACG
It encodes the following:
- the rad54b gene encoding DNA repair and recombination protein RAD54B isoform X2 — encoded protein: MIKTQRRCTDVRCSPQSPAGGCGPRVVRAGSGSGAGSDGPRYFSVMWCKASGRKHKRWQGDAVLVTRGRTATLKDMEGKDIGKGSGYKVSELASLGEGETLMIGAKQVEVMGLISELDYNKGRCFLDVHVEKEEPKISAPPPTRCPASKPFCRPTLLGGETDRGVAKPQEEGPCKPRHDPLAPGAIVMPRPSTNHQWAYNKAGLPLVDVVVDPYLTAHLRPHQRDGLLFLYECVMGMRATCRYGAILADEMGLGKTLQSVALTWTLLKQGPYGGKPVAKLVLVVAPGSLVQNWGAEFKKWLGRERISVYTVNQDHRVELFAASPLHSVLVISYEMLLRSLEVVQKLEFGLVICDEGHRLKNSSIKTSSALSGLSCTRRVILTGTPVQNDLQEFYAIIEFVNPGILGSSAAYRKVYEEPILRSRQPICTEEERVLGEERAAELSRLTGLFILRRTQEIINRYLPPRLDWTVFCSPSPLQQELYQALLSHRVIRACLLGSTQTQTHTHLACITSLKKLCNHPGLLYSAVQERSDGGSAEGSLYEGLRGVFPESYSSGGFSTADSGKLLVLSDLLTTIRHLSPTDRVVLVSNYTQTLDLLQDLCVHLGYTYCRLDGNTPTIQRQRLVDNFNSPHSAHFLFLLSSKAGGVGLNLIGASHLVLYDIDWNPANDIQAMARVWRDGQKKTVHIYRLLTAGTIEERIFQRQVSKQGLSGTVVDLGKGAEHTSFSSNELRDLFSLTDTPCLTHDLLHCSCSMDGSAPEEGEDKAPASDRPCQLGRQGDRGGAGQKHLSMSELMQWRHFAGDTHTFRDAYLDHARNHISFAFQSTISHTTQ